A single window of Nicotiana sylvestris chromosome 3, ASM39365v2, whole genome shotgun sequence DNA harbors:
- the LOC138887966 gene encoding uncharacterized protein, which translates to MPATPIPLKVDEPSNLTEVVVEQGQDEKGKAKVNEQAAEQVVPLVPKNPNREKPANSAQRVIPAPFPQRLVKQKKEDQYKKFMEMLRQIQLNIPLMDALREMPGYAKMMKDLMSQKFDFQDLSTVTLTQTCSAVVTKPMAQKMSDPGSFTIPCTIGSYAFAKALCDLGASINLMLLAIYTKLVDEEIPIILGRPLLATGRAPIDCETRELKMRLNDEEVIFNVQQSMRRPGEYANCSLVEAVDVILQEDDVTLTAKDSMSDKFRRDGR; encoded by the exons ATGCCAGCCACTCCAATTCCACTAAAGGTAGATGAACCATCAAATTTGACTGAAGTGGTGGTTGAACAGGGTCAAGATGAAAAGGGTAAGGCTAAGGTAAATGAACAAGCTGCAGAACAGGTGGTGCCTCTTGTGCCAAAGAACCCCAATAGAGAGAAGCCAGCAAAcagtgcacaaagggtgatacctgcaccattccctcagagactggtaaaacaaaagaaggaagatcaatacaagaaattcatggagatgctacgtcaaattcagttgaatattccttTGATGGATGCCTTGAGGGAGATGCCAGGTTATGCGAAGATGATGAAAGACCTAATGTCACAgaagtttgattttcaggacctatCCACAGTGACTCTAACGCAGACCTGCAGTGCAGTAGTGACCAAACCGATGGCTCAAAAGATGTCAGACCCAGGTAGCTTCACTATTCCATGCACGATTGGGagttatgcctttgcaaaggcattatgtgatttgggagccagcataaatttgatgcttCTAGCTATATACACCAAACTG GTAGATGAGGAGATACCTATCATTTTAGGTAGGCCATTATTGGCCACTGGAAGAGCACCGATCGATTGTGAGACTAgggaattaaaaatgagactgaacgatgaagaagtcatattcaatGTTCAGCAATCTATGAGGAGACCCGGTGAATATGCTAATTGCTCTCTAGTAGAGGCAGTGGATGTGATCCTGCAAGAAGATGATGTGACCCTGACTGCTAAAGATAGCATGTCTGAcaaatttagaagagatggacggtga